One segment of Streptomyces sp. NBC_01463 DNA contains the following:
- the tal gene encoding transaldolase gives MTDALKRLSDEGVAIWLDDLSRKRITSGNLAELIDQSHVVGVTTNPSIFQKAISHGDGYEQQLTDLATRKVTVDEAIRMITTADVRDAADILRPVFDTTDGQDGRVSIEVDPRLAHHTAATVAEAKQLAWLVDRPNTLIKIPATKAGLPAITEVIGKGISVNVTLIFSLERYREVMDAYLAGLEKAKAAGLDLSKIHSVASFFVSRVDSEIDKRLDAVGTDEAKALKGKAALANARLAYQAFEEVFSSDRWAALEKAHANKQRPLWASTGVKDPAYKDTLYVDDLVAPGTVNTMPEATLDATADHGQITGNTIAGTYEQARAELDAIGGLGVSYDDVVQLLEDEGVDKFEAAWIDLLNSTEAELKRLAPSEG, from the coding sequence ATGACAGACGCACTCAAGCGCCTCTCCGACGAGGGCGTGGCGATCTGGCTCGACGACCTTTCACGCAAGCGGATCACCTCGGGCAACCTCGCCGAGCTGATCGACCAGAGCCACGTCGTGGGTGTCACCACCAACCCCTCGATCTTCCAGAAGGCGATCTCGCACGGCGACGGTTACGAGCAGCAGCTCACCGACCTCGCCACCCGCAAGGTCACCGTGGACGAGGCCATCCGCATGATCACCACGGCGGACGTCCGTGACGCCGCCGACATCCTGCGCCCGGTCTTCGACACCACGGACGGCCAGGACGGCCGGGTCTCCATCGAGGTCGACCCGCGTCTGGCCCACCACACGGCGGCCACGGTCGCCGAGGCGAAGCAGCTGGCCTGGCTGGTGGACCGGCCGAACACGCTCATCAAGATCCCGGCGACGAAGGCCGGCCTGCCGGCGATCACCGAGGTCATCGGCAAGGGCATCAGCGTCAACGTCACGCTGATCTTCTCGCTGGAGCGCTACCGCGAGGTCATGGACGCCTACCTGGCGGGCCTGGAGAAGGCGAAGGCCGCGGGCCTGGACCTCTCCAAGATCCACTCGGTGGCCTCGTTCTTCGTGTCCCGTGTGGACTCCGAGATCGACAAGCGGCTCGACGCGGTCGGCACCGACGAGGCCAAGGCGCTCAAGGGCAAGGCGGCTCTCGCCAACGCCCGGCTCGCCTACCAGGCGTTCGAGGAGGTCTTCTCCTCGGACCGCTGGGCCGCGCTGGAGAAGGCGCACGCCAACAAGCAGCGTCCGCTGTGGGCCTCCACCGGTGTGAAGGACCCCGCGTACAAGGACACCCTGTACGTGGACGACCTGGTCGCCCCCGGCACGGTGAACACCATGCCCGAGGCCACCCTGGACGCCACCGCGGACCACGGGCAGATCACCGGCAACACCATCGCCGGTACCTACGAGCAGGCCCGCGCCGAGCTCGACGCCATCGGCGGCCTCGGTGTCTCGTACGACGACGTCGTGCAGCTGCTCGAGGACGAGGGCGTCGACAAGTTCGAGGCGGCCTGGATCGACCTGCTCAACTCGACCGAGGCGGAGCTCAAGCGCCTCGCCCCTTCGGAGGGCTGA
- the tkt gene encoding transketolase, whose translation MSTKPTTTDLQWTELDQRAVDTVRVLAADAVQKVGNGHPGTAMSLAPAAYTIFQKVMRHDPADAEWTGRDRFVLSVGHSSLTLYIQLYLAGYGLELDDLKAFRTWGSKTPGHPEYGHTTGVETTTGPLGQGVANAVGMAMAARYERGLFDPEAAPGTSPFDHMVWAIAGDGCLQEGISAEASSLAGHQKLGNLVLLWDDNHISIEGDTETAVSEDTLKRYEAYGWHVQRVAQLPSGDLDPAGLYKALQAAKAETTRPSFIAARSIIAWPAPHAQNTEAAHGSALGDDEVAATKKVLGFDPEKSFQVADEVIAHTREALDRGREARAEWEKTFAAWRTANPERAAEFDRISAGELPAGWEDKLPVFEPGKDVATRAASGKVLQALGEIVPELWGGSADLAGSNNTTIDKTSSFLPAGNPLPGADPYGRTIHFGIREHAMAAAMNGIALHGNTRIYGGTFLVFSDYMRNAVRLSALMHAPVTYVWTHDSIGLGEDGPTHQPVEHLASLRAIPGLNVVRPADANETSLAWREVLRRYTKVFGKGAPHGLALTRQGVPTYEANENTAKGGYVLFDAETPDGNSAAPQVLLIGTGSEVHLAVEAREELQAAGIPTRVVSMPCVEWFDEQDQAYKDSVLPPSVKARVAVEAGIGLTWYRFVGDAGRIVSLEHFGASADAKVLFREFGFTGEAVAAAARESLAAVTR comes from the coding sequence GTGAGCACCAAGCCGACCACCACAGACCTCCAGTGGACCGAATTGGACCAGCGGGCCGTGGACACCGTCCGCGTCCTCGCCGCGGACGCCGTACAGAAGGTCGGAAACGGCCACCCGGGTACGGCCATGAGCCTGGCTCCCGCCGCGTACACCATCTTCCAGAAGGTGATGCGGCACGACCCCGCCGACGCGGAGTGGACCGGCCGCGACCGGTTCGTCCTCTCGGTGGGCCACAGCAGCCTGACCCTCTACATCCAGCTCTACCTGGCCGGGTACGGCCTGGAGCTCGATGACCTGAAGGCCTTCCGCACCTGGGGCTCGAAGACCCCGGGGCACCCGGAGTACGGCCACACCACCGGCGTGGAGACGACGACCGGCCCGCTGGGCCAGGGCGTCGCCAACGCGGTGGGCATGGCCATGGCCGCCCGCTACGAGCGCGGCCTGTTCGACCCGGAGGCCGCCCCCGGCACCTCCCCCTTCGACCACATGGTGTGGGCCATCGCCGGTGACGGCTGCCTCCAGGAGGGCATCTCCGCGGAGGCGTCCTCGCTGGCCGGGCACCAGAAGCTGGGCAACCTGGTCCTGCTGTGGGACGACAACCACATCTCCATCGAGGGCGACACGGAGACCGCGGTCTCCGAGGACACCCTGAAGCGCTACGAGGCGTACGGCTGGCACGTCCAGCGCGTCGCGCAGCTGCCCAGCGGCGACCTGGACCCCGCGGGTCTGTACAAGGCGCTCCAGGCCGCCAAGGCCGAGACCACGCGGCCGTCGTTCATCGCGGCCCGCTCGATCATCGCCTGGCCCGCCCCGCACGCCCAGAACACCGAGGCCGCGCACGGCTCGGCGCTCGGCGACGACGAGGTCGCCGCGACCAAGAAGGTGCTGGGCTTCGACCCGGAGAAGTCCTTCCAGGTCGCCGACGAGGTCATCGCGCACACCCGTGAGGCGCTGGACCGCGGCCGCGAGGCCAGGGCCGAGTGGGAGAAGACGTTCGCCGCGTGGCGCACCGCCAACCCGGAGCGCGCCGCCGAGTTCGACCGGATCTCCGCGGGCGAGCTGCCCGCGGGCTGGGAGGACAAGCTCCCGGTCTTCGAGCCCGGCAAGGACGTCGCCACCCGCGCGGCCTCCGGCAAGGTGCTCCAGGCGCTCGGCGAGATCGTGCCCGAGCTGTGGGGCGGCTCCGCCGACCTCGCGGGCTCGAACAACACCACGATCGACAAGACGTCGTCGTTCCTCCCGGCGGGCAACCCGCTGCCGGGCGCGGACCCGTACGGCCGCACGATCCACTTCGGCATCCGCGAGCACGCCATGGCCGCGGCCATGAACGGCATCGCGCTGCACGGCAACACCCGCATCTACGGCGGCACCTTCCTGGTGTTCTCCGACTACATGCGCAACGCGGTGCGGCTGTCCGCGCTGATGCACGCGCCGGTGACGTACGTGTGGACGCACGACTCGATCGGTCTCGGCGAGGACGGCCCGACCCACCAGCCGGTGGAGCACCTGGCCTCGCTGCGCGCCATCCCGGGCCTGAACGTCGTGCGCCCGGCCGACGCCAACGAGACCTCCCTCGCCTGGCGCGAGGTCCTGCGCCGCTACACCAAGGTGTTCGGCAAGGGGGCTCCGCACGGTCTGGCGCTGACCCGCCAGGGCGTGCCGACGTACGAGGCGAACGAGAACACGGCCAAGGGCGGCTACGTCCTCTTCGATGCCGAGACGCCCGATGGGAACAGCGCGGCGCCCCAGGTCCTGCTGATCGGTACCGGCTCCGAGGTGCACCTCGCCGTCGAGGCGCGCGAGGAGCTCCAGGCCGCCGGCATCCCGACCCGTGTGGTGTCGATGCCGTGTGTCGAGTGGTTCGACGAGCAGGACCAGGCGTACAAGGACAGCGTTCTGCCGCCGTCCGTGAAGGCCCGGGTCGCCGTCGAGGCGGGCATCGGCCTGACCTGGTACCGGTTCGTCGGGGACGCCGGCCGGATCGTCTCGCTGGAGCACTTCGGTGCATCGGCCGACGCCAAGGTCCTGTTCCGCGAGTTCGGCTTCACCGGCGAGGCCGTCGCGGCCGCCGCCCGGGAATCTCTCGCCGCCGTCACGCGCTGA
- a CDS encoding heme o synthase, with the protein MCVTAVESRPAGVALTPSPGGHRPFGARVKAFVALTKPRIIELLLITTVPVMFLAAQGVPDLWLVLTTTIGGYLSAGGANALNMYIDRDIDALMDRTSQRPLVTGMVSPRECLAFGIALAVVSTVWFGLLVNWLSAALSLGALLFYVVVYTMLLKRRTSQNIVWGGIAGCMPVLIGWSAVTNSMSWAAVILFAVIFFWTPPHYWPLSMKVKDDYARVGVPMLPVIASNRVVARQIVLYSWVMVAVSLLLTPLGYTGWFYTVVALLTGGFWLWEAHGLLNRAKAGVTGGKLKEMRLFHWSITYVSLLFVAVAVDPFLR; encoded by the coding sequence GTGTGCGTGACGGCCGTCGAGTCCCGACCCGCAGGGGTCGCCTTGACTCCGAGCCCAGGGGGCCATCGCCCATTCGGGGCCCGTGTCAAGGCATTCGTGGCACTGACCAAGCCTCGGATCATCGAGCTGTTGCTGATCACCACTGTTCCGGTGATGTTCCTGGCCGCTCAGGGTGTACCCGACCTGTGGCTCGTGCTCACTACCACCATCGGCGGATACCTGTCCGCCGGCGGTGCCAATGCACTGAACATGTACATCGACCGCGACATCGACGCGTTGATGGACCGTACGTCGCAGCGCCCGCTGGTCACCGGCATGGTGAGCCCGCGGGAGTGCCTGGCCTTCGGCATCGCCCTCGCGGTGGTCTCGACGGTCTGGTTCGGGCTGCTGGTGAACTGGCTGTCGGCGGCCCTGTCGCTCGGCGCCCTGCTGTTCTACGTCGTCGTGTACACGATGCTGCTCAAGCGCCGTACGTCGCAGAACATCGTCTGGGGCGGCATCGCGGGCTGCATGCCGGTGCTCATCGGCTGGTCGGCCGTGACGAACTCGATGTCGTGGGCCGCGGTGATCCTCTTCGCCGTCATCTTCTTCTGGACGCCGCCGCACTACTGGCCGCTCTCCATGAAGGTGAAGGACGACTACGCGCGGGTCGGCGTCCCGATGCTCCCGGTCATCGCCTCCAATCGGGTGGTCGCCCGCCAGATCGTCCTCTACAGCTGGGTGATGGTCGCCGTCTCGCTGCTGCTGACCCCGCTGGGCTACACCGGCTGGTTCTACACGGTGGTGGCGCTGCTGACCGGCGGCTTCTGGCTCTGGGAGGCGCACGGCCTGCTGAACCGGGCCAAGGCCGGCGTGACCGGCGGGAAGCTCAAGGAGATGCGGCTGTTCCACTGGTCGATCACCTACGTCTCGCTGCTCTTCGTCGCCGTGGCGGTGGACCCCTTCCTGCGGTAG